A portion of the Gossypium arboreum isolate Shixiya-1 chromosome 8, ASM2569848v2, whole genome shotgun sequence genome contains these proteins:
- the LOC108468698 gene encoding uncharacterized protein LOC108468698: MVADALSRRAITDLRVMFARLSLFDDRSLLAELQVESGATTDFRINNDGVLCFCGWICMPNDKDLRLSILREAHSSPYAMHPGGNKMSQDLRELYWWPGLKREVTDFVARCLTCQQEFGVRADLTSEEEPVQILDPLSEGAMAES; this comes from the exons ATGGTGGCCGATGCGTTGAGCCGTAGAGCCATAACTGATCTGAGAGTAATGTTCGCTCGACTTAGTCTATTCGATGATAGGAGTCTGTTGGCAGAACTTCAG GTTGAGAGTGGAGCTACTACTGATTTTAGGATTAACAATGATGGGGTACTGTGTTTCTGCGGTTGGATTTGTATGCCGAATGATAAGGATTTGAGACTATCGATTCtgagggaggcgcatagtagcccttatgctatgcatcctggcgggAATAAAATGTCTCAAGATCTGCGagagttatactggtggccagggttgaagcgtgaagttacTGACTTCGTTGCTcgctgtttgacttgtcagcag GAATTTGGGGTTAGGGCAGATCTAACATCTGAGGAAGAGCCGGTTCAAATTCTTGATCCACTTAGTGAAGGTGCTAtggcggaatcatag